One Aegilops tauschii subsp. strangulata cultivar AL8/78 chromosome 7, Aet v6.0, whole genome shotgun sequence genomic window carries:
- the LOC109764274 gene encoding DNA polymerase zeta processivity subunit gives MDRKNQTPQGQIAQVIVEFLEVAVSSIVFLKGFYPTRAFERRRYMNIVVQKAVHPQLADYIHSVITGLLPFIQKGLVERVVVIFHDKDHVPLEKFVFKLAVNQSYGSELEESSLEFALRAFLIKLTVAGPLTKPLPSDSSWEITAYFRSLPADGAKDKEEDEARLWIPTDTKAWMQPPQITPIKSMRCDPLKMQLYLEQPGPSAEAEDPAS, from the exons ATGGATCGGAAGAATCAAACTCCACAGG GTCAAATTGCACAAGTGATTGTTGAATTTCTAGAGGTTGCTGTCAGCTCCATTGTCTTCCTCAAAGGTTTCTATCCCACTC GTGCATTTGAGAGGAGAAGGTACATGAATATAGTTGTCCAGAAAGCTGTGCACCCCCAGCTTGCTGACTACATCCACTCTGTGATTACTGGCCTTCTACCTTTCATACAAAAG GGACTGGTTGAGAGGGTCGTAGTAATCTTCCACGACAAAGATCATGTACCACTCGAGAAGTTTGTGTTCAAGCTTGCAGTGAACCAATCCTATGGCTCCGAGTTAGAGGAGTCCAGCCTGGAATTTGCTCTGCGGGCGTTCTTGATCAAACTGACCGTCGCTGGACCTCTTACAAAGCCCCTTCCATCAG ATAGCAGCTGGGAGATCACCGCCTACTTCCGATCCCTCCCTGCAGACGGTGCGAAGGacaaggaggaggacgaggctCGGCTGTGGATCCCCACGGACACCAAGGCGTGGATGCAGCCGCCGCAGATAACCCCCATCAAGTCAATGAGGTGTGATCCTTTGAAGATGCAGCTCTACCTAGAACAACCTGGACCATCAGCAGAGGCAGAGGATCCTGCTTCGTAG